GTTTGCCTGCCAGTTCCACAACAGAACGTCCTTCCGGGGTCTCATCTCGCACAGAAGCCTGTAAAGCAGCTTGCGTCATCTCTGATGAAGTAATGCCCTGAACGGGAATAAACTCAGATGCCATGCGGTTTCCGTATGTGATCGTTCCTGTTTTGTCCAGAATCAACGTATCGATATCCCCGGCCGCTTCCACCGCTTTACCTGACATGGCGAGCACATTAAACTGCGTAACACGGTCCATCCCGGCAATACCAATGGCAGACAGTAATCCACCAATTGTGGTTGGGATCAAGCAAACGAGCAGTGCGATCAGGGTTGCCAGATCCAGTCGAATGCCCAGGTAATTCGCCATTGGAACCATTGTCAGGATGACAATTAGAAAGATCAGAGTTAATACGGCGAGCAGGGTTGTCAGCGCAATTTCATTTGGTGTTTTCTGGCGCTGAGCACCCTCAACCAGAGAGATCATCCGGTCAAGGAATGACTCACCCGGATCGGTCTGAACACGCATGACGATATAATCGGACACGACACGTGTACCTCCGGTAACGGAGGAGAAATCGCCTCCTGCTTCCTTGATAACCGGTGCGGATTCTCCCGTAATGGCCGATTCATCAATGGAGGCCAAGCCTTCCATAATTTCACCGTCTGTCGGAATCAGTTCACCGACTTCCACACGGACCATATCGCCTTTTTTCAAATGGGTCGAAGACACTTGCCGGATTCTTCCATCCTTCTGTACCAGATTGGCCAGGGTGTCTGACTTCGTCTTGCGTAACGTATCGGCCTGCGCCTTGCCTCTACCTTCTGCAAGTGCCTCCGCGAAATTAGCGAACAGCAGTGTGAACAGCAAAATGAAAAACACGGCGATGTTGTACCCGCGCCCAGCCTCGGATGCGGTGAAGAGATCGGGATTAATGCATAATAAGAGCGTAATGAATGTACCAATCTCGACAATAAACATGACCGGATTTTTAATCATGACCACCGGATTTAGCTTTTTGAACGCATCGAGTGAAGCCTGAAGTATCATATCCTTGCTTAACGACCGTTTCGATCCGGGATCACGTTGAATATTACCTCGGTTGTTATCCGGCTCATTGCCCTTCGTTCTAAACATTTCTGTATCCATGTGTTGCATCGTCTGCTCCTTCTTTCGTTCGACTGCATTCATCGTGCACTGCCACCTCCGTACGTTACGTCCTTATACCAATTCCTCTGTTGCTCCCCTGTTATATCCCTCATTGAATCATCGCCAGATGCTCTGCAATCGGTCCAAGCGCAAGCGACGGGAAGAACGTAAGCGCGCCGACAACAACGATCATCATGACCAAGATGCCAGCAAATAAAGGCGTGTGTGTACGCAGCGTACCTGTAGTTACCGGTACAACCCGTTTCGTAGCGAGTGAACCCGCTATGGCCAGCATGGCGATCATCGAAACGTACCTTCCCAGCAGCATAACGATACCAATCGCAATGTTGTAAAAGTCTGTATTGGCATTTAGTCCGGCAAAAGCCGATCCATTATTGGCCGCACCTGAGGCAAAAGCATAGAGAACCTCAGTCAGACCATGCATGCCCCCATTCGAGATGGACGCAACGGTTTCAGGCCGCATAAGCGCGAGTGCCGTTGGCGCAAGAATAATCAAAGGATGAATGAGCAACGCAATGGAAGCGAGCTTCACCTCTTTGCCCTCAATTTTTTTGCCCAGAAACTCAGGTGTGCGTCCCACCATCAATCCACAGATAAACACAGCCAAAATCACATACAACAGTCCGTTGATCAGCCCTACCCCTTTGCCACCAAACACGTTATTGAGCATCATCTGAGCCAGTGATACCATGCCTCCAAGTGGAGTGAGCGACTCGTGCATATTATTGACCGAACCTGTTGTAGCCGCTGTCGTGACCGCCGTGAATAAAGCCGATTCGGATATGCCGAACCTGACCTCTTTCCCCTCCATATTGCCCTGAAGGCCTGCTGCATCCAACGCGGGTACACCGCGATATTCGGAGACAAAGACTGTGGTCAACATCACAAGGAAAAGAAAACTCATCGCTGCGAACAATGCCCAACCCTGCTTCCGGTTATTGACCATCAAGCCGAAGGCGTATACCAGTGCCGTTGGCAGCAGCATCATGCAGACGATATGCACCAGATTGCTCAGGGCCGTCGGATTCTCGAATGGATGTGCAGCATTGGTTCCAAACCAGCCACCACCGTTGGTGCCAATGTGTTTGATCGACTCCAGAGAGGCGACCAGTCCACGTGAGATGGTCTGCTGCGCGCCTTCCAGCGTGGTTGCGTTCACCGCTCCCTCAAGCGTCTGAGGCACACCCTGGAACACGAGGAACAGAGCCACGATGAAACTCAGCGGTAAAAAAATACGTGTAATCGACCGTACAAGGTCGACGTAAAAGTTCCCCAGTTCATCCCGGCGGCCTACCAGCCCGCGAATGAACGCAATGGCTACTGCGAATCCCGTCGCTGCCGACGTAAACATCGGAAACGTCACGGCCAGCATCTGTGACAGATACGACAGGGCATTCTCGCCCGTATACGACTGCCAGTTCGTATTGGTCATGAAAGATACGGCCGTATTAAATGCCTGCGCCGCTGGCATATTGCCGATTCCATCCGGGTTAAGTGGCAAATACTTTTGCAGCCGCAGCACCAGAAACATCAATACCAACATTACAAAGTTGGAGAGGAGAACGGCCGTGAGGTACTTTTTCCACCCCATGGATTCGTTCTCTCGTACTCCCATCACTCGAAAGAGCAGTCGCTCTGATCCACCAAAAACGCGATCCAGCCCCGTTCGCTGTCCATCAAACACGTTCACTACATATTTTCCCACCGGTTTCACCAGCAGCAGGATGATCAGCAGCGTCACTGCTACTTGCACTACACCGATACCCATATCCGCATTTCCTCCCTATTCGACGTTCCCTCGTTCCCGTATTACGCACATCGTCAGCATCAGAATTTCTCCGGCTTCACCAGCACATAACCGAGATAAATCACCAGTGCGAGCACAATCATGCCGATGACGATCATCTGGCTTCCCCCTCTCTACCCTCAAGCCTTTTCGCAGAATTTCACAAATCCCCAAAACACCGCAAACAGCAGCACCACCAATCCAATCATCGTGGCATCATTCACCATGCGCCCTTCCTCCCTCTCTCTACCGTTCTCTGCACCTTGCTACATGTAAAATCGTAATACGAAACGCTGTAAAAAAGGGGTAAAGAAATGCCTCTACAGGTGTAAAAAAAGCGTAAAAAAGACCCGCTCTCCTCAGCTAGGGGCTGAAAAGAACGGGTCTATGATCTTTTTATACGGAGCAATCCATTACGTACCAATCTATTACCTACCAGTCATTTCAAGAGCTACGTGTAGGCATTTCCCTAACATTTTTAATACTAGTTTGTGGCTTGTTCGTCATGTACTTGTTAAAAAAGTCGGTGTTTATTCCTGTCATATGATGAAAGAAGGAAGTTTCCACTTTCCAATCCTCCTCAATCATATAACGGATATCCACAAGACCTTTATTGGAAAGCAGGTCAATAATGGTTTTAATTCGCATCGGCTTTTGAAGTGGAATCTCCCTGTCGAAAGGCTCCTTTTCCAGATATCCTCTTCGGTGCATCGCCGCATAGAAATTACGATGATCCTTAGCTTCCATCATTCCTAGATGTGCTGCTCTGTATCCCAGCACTTGTAGGGAAGTCTTCCATTTATTTTTCAAATCAAGATATTGATCGGGATTCGTCTTATAAGTGATTTCATTCATGTCCGATGAAAACTCTTCTTCGGGCAATAAAAATGCACCCGCAAACAGATTAGCTTCATTTTCAATCAATTTGTGTTCTTTTCGATCCAGATTGACAAATTCAAGACGATAATGAAGCAACAAATGACCAAGCTCATGTGCAATATCGAAATTCCTGCGAACCGCAGAACGTTTGATGTTGCCCAGTATGATAAACGGACGATCATTTCGTGTCCAAAGGCTGTACGCATCAATTTCTTCACCAATCGCTTTTTCAAAAACATATACACCACTTTTTTCGATCCGGAACATCAGGTTCTCATTCGTGGATGGCTCCATATTCAGCCGTTGTCTCGCAAGATGGGCAACATAATGGATCTGAGTCGTACGATCATCGTCTGTATGGTTCATATACTCAATTGCCTCTTCCCGCAATTGGATAATATTCAGTGTGGGAAGGCTGATCTGAGCAGTAATATAATTAATGAACGTGTCCAGATATTCTACATGCTTTGCTTCTGTCTGTGTCTTGGATATCACATTCATCACTTTCGAACGATAGGCAATGTTCATAACATCAATGTTGGCTGCGTTATTACGCTGTGTAAGCATATCTTTCGTATAAAAATACTTGCTTTTCACACTGAAAATGCGTTTCAACTCATTCACAATTGGCACCTTCGGAGAGGTATACGCATTTTCATATTGCCAGACTGCTTGTTCTGTCACACCTAATTGTTCGGAGAGCTGTTTTCTCGAATACCCATGCATGATCCGCAAATTGGTCAAATTTTCACCAACGAACATGCTGCTCCCTCCTTACTGAACGACACAGGGAATCACCCCCGCTGTTCTCCTTCCAAAATTTCAATATCATAAGCTGCCGGATCAACGATATCTTCCACATCAGGCGTAAGCGCCTCCCGTTCACTATCATCCAGTTCAGCACCAGAGATGAGGTCTGATAAATCTTCTATAAAATAAGCGATATTATCATGCGGATTAGGCAGATAATGCTGAACCTTCGAAATTTGGTATGCATCATCAATAGCATAAGTGAGTATATGAAACTCATTATATGTAGATGCAAGATGTTCAAGTTCTTCTTTCACACGGCTGACCTGACTCTCTGAGATTGGAAAAGAAAGTTGCTCAACCCTCTCCAACTCACCATGTTCATTACGGCGTTGTTGAATCAACGAAAATTCCAGATCGTTATTAATCTTGGAGAGATCGTGTAAATAGGTACGGAAAGCACCTTTGTTGTCAACGCCCGTAGGTAGCTTGGCACTGGAAAAACTATTCTCATTAAAGTAGGCTGCGTTTTTTATCAGAAATAGAACTTTTGATTCTTCATGTGTGAACTGGAGATAATCCCATGTTAAACCTGCTTTGGATTTCTTGTGAGTGAATCCTTGTTCACTGCAATAATCTGCGATTTTGCTCTCAATAAAATTCCCCTTTGTCCAGGCAAAGGCTGAACTAATCTTCATGTTTCTCTTCCGATCTTTACGGTGATCAATATATTCGCGGTATCCTTCAACAATAGCATCAACAAGCATCTGACTATGTTCCGACTTGAACTTATATTGTTCCATATAGATCACTCCGATTCATAAATATGAAGACAAGTTATATTTTAATCGAAGTTCGTGTGCAAAGATATGATTTTTTTTAATATTTTTAAAGTAAACCTATCTCATACACTTCATCCAAATGGATTTTGTGCCCACTGCAATAATCTCTTTTTTGTTATTTTGCCATGGGAGGTATGATTGACAACTTGCCCCTGATCGAGCAGAAGCACCTGTGGTGACTCATGATGAACCTCTGTCTCTTCCGCAATATGGCGGGACAACGAACGATTTTCAATCACTTTGACGATGCGGTAATCCATGGGTTGTTTGGGATCTGATGCATGGGTGCCTACAAACGCCATAAACTCTCTGTACGCTCTCGCACTGGTTGGACAAGTTGTGCTGTGTTTCAGGATAAGCACCGGATGATCCTGCGAGCGATGAAGCGCGTCTTCCCAGTCATCTGGTTTGTGCAATTCACGGACATATTCGCTGAGCATATGTTCCGAGTCTGACCCTGCACGTTTGCTAACCACCGAACCGATCACAATGCCAAGCGCCACGCCAAAAGCAATCCCGAGTCCAAGTTGCTTTGTAGCCGTACCAATACTGACTCCCATGGCAACACCTATAGCAAGCCATACGGCTTGATGATTCACCTTTTTATCCATGCAGATCTTCCCTTCACGAAATATGTATATCAAGGCTTTATAAGTTGAACTAACTATTTACATGATAACGGAGAGGACAGAAAAAACCTGAAAAAGCGAAGCGTTCGCGTTTATCACCGGATTTTCCCTTAGGAAAAGGGAATCAGAAAAATCTGGGGATAACAGCGGTTGGAAGGTTGTTCTGTCATCGTAGTATCTGTGTAAATAATCTTTAGTTCAATATATATAGTAACAACTTCCCACCGTATATTCTGATGAAATTATAGCATAGCCTTCTGCGAGCAGGCTTTGATAATCTTCATCTCCGAGTACAGATTTCAGCGTTTCGATTTATGCAAAATGCTCATTTGTGATACACTGGTTGTAATTTGGAAACGATGAACATGAAGAATGGATTGGAAGGGCGGAAATTCCATATGACATACGCATTTATGATTGAACCGCAGGATTTTATTGCGCTGGATAACGAAGACGAGCTGATTGAGAAATGTCAGGAGTGGGGCCTGCTTTCGGGTAAAGCGACCAAACTCAAAACGTTCTATTATAAAGGAAACGGATTAAACATGCCGTGCACCATCATTGGATATGTGGATCACATGGCAGCCGTTATTCAACTGGATAATGGACAAAAGCATTGTATTCACCCGTCTTATCTGAAGGAAATGCAAGCGTCCAGTTACAGTGCCAGAAGCATAAGTAATGCCGGTTCAGATCGAAGCACAGAACCCTCAATTTCGGATACAGTTGCACCAGTTACCCCTGCTGATGTTGCGCCAACTCCTGATGCCCTGGCTAACCCGGATAAAATTCCGGCGGATCTGGATGATTCGGACGATACGGACACAGATGAATTCTCCTCGGGGCTGAAGGGTGATCCGGACGGGCTGGTGGAAGAGTATGTTGGACCTCAGACCGGGGCAGCCAATGAAGCCAAACCCAAAGCCAAAACAGCGAGCAAAGCCGAATCCGTCAAGATTGATCTGCCAGAAGGCAAAGTGAAGATGAGTGCTGTTGTCAAAGAATTCACCACCGTACCGAATCACTTCTCGGACAATGACGATGAAGTCATTATCTATGAAGCAGTTACCATCACGGAGCCAGACGTCATCGATGTTGGGGAAGCCTGGTCAAGCCACAGTGCTACGGTTAAGAAACAAGAACTGGAAGTGGGAGATGTTATCACGTTTGAAGCAAAAATTATCAAGAAGAAGCTGACACGTAACCCGGTTCCCTATAAAATCAACAATCCTTCCAAGATTCAAAAGGAAGGTTAATCTCACAATCACCGCAAAAAACCTCCAAGACTGCCTGAAGCAGATCGCGGAGGTTTTTCCATTTGAAGGCTACATTTAGTGAAGAGTACGCTCTTAAGCTTGTTCCGGTGTAGCACTGATCTGAAACTGTACACCGAACTTGTCAACAACCGAACCGTAGGCTGGACTCCAGAACGTCTCTTGTATCGGCATTTTCACTTCGCCGCCATCTTGCAGTTGGTTGAAAATCGCTTTGGCTTCTTCCGCCGTATCCGTGTTCACTGTAACCGTAATATGATTACCTACAGTGTGCGGCATGCCTGGAAACGTATCAGACAACATTAATACCGAGCTGCCAATCTGCAAAGAAGCATGCATAATACGGTCTTTCGCTTCTGGCGGGATCGGGTGATTCGGGTCAGATGGACCGTCGCCAAATGTTTGAAGCGCCAGCACTTCGGCTCCAAATGCCTTTTGATAAAATTCTACCGCTTCACGTCCATTACCGTCTGTTACCAGATACACATTCAAGCTGATCGACATGCGTTCTTCATCTCCTTGGGCTCATGTAATTATACGATTCACGCCACTTGCGACATGAGTATATATGAACAGGTTGTCCTTTGACAAGCGTATATTTTCTCACTACTTCTGTTGGACCATTACACGATTAGGGTTACCAAATAATTTTTAATCCATCCCTCTCCACTACTTCTTGCGCTTGCGTATATAATAGAGAACCGTGATCAGAACACCCGGAACCAGTGCTGCAAAACTGGCATAGATCAGGCACCATTTCAACAGGGTAAATATCGGAGTGAGTTCAGCAAGCACAGGCGTACGTTCAGGATAACGATACATGATCAGGGATGCACCTATATTTTCAAGCATGTCCATAGCCCAACCTAAGACCGGAATCAGATTCACCCAACGCCAGCGACTCTTTACCGGAAGCACGCGATAGAGTATCGATAACAGAACAACCAAGAGGGACAGATAGGCCAAGGGCCATATGAGGTCAAATGTGAATCGTGCCTGAATATAGGCGCTTCGCCCTGCTTCACCATACTGCTCAGCCATCTGATAAAGATCATTTGCAGTGTACAAAAAAGAGGTATCCGGGGACTGCCCACCACCTGTGGCTTCCTCCGACTTTGCCGCCTGCCAGGGCAGAATGAATGCAATAAAACAGGCAAAAACAACAATCGCAGCTACAACCCATTTCCAATTCACCCGCTGATAGAACCAACCTGACACTTTATTCAGCACGTTCTGTCCCCTTTCCGATAAAAAAAAGACCACTCTCCCGAATCCTGTCGGTAAAATGGTTGTGTTCAATCCTATGAAGTTATCGAGCTTGAACGATGTTATCTATTTCACTTTTCAATAAGAGGTATCGGTGAACACTTCTCATGATCGGGACCTTCGTTAGTTTGTTCTTGTCCACGTACAGTTTCATCTGGTCTTTGGTCAAACCAAGCAAACTTCCAGCTTCCGATACCGTCAACACTACCTCTGGGTTCGTAGCATTAAACGTCCTCTTTACTTTCTGATTCCAGTCCTCGAATACCTGCATAGATCAGTGACATCTCCTATCCATAGCCAGTTATTATCAGGCTGAATATATCCAGTATACCACACTTGTGCTGCTCGTAACTTAATCCTTGCGCAGAACCATATTCTGATAGGCATATTTCCTGCTTGACCCTGACGTTAACTCGAGGGTTTATACTGACTACAGGAGGGGATTAGCATGAGTATGTCACCTGAACATGTAACCAAGAAACGACGCAGCAGTGGAATTTCCATTATTGGAATGAGTTGGTTAACGATGACATTGGGTTTGTTTTTTGCTACACTCGCAGGGGAGCTTGTCGGCACTATTGGTGCTGCTGATTGGATGGTTCATCTCACCCAAGCTGTTGTCATTATTAGTATCGTCTTACCCGTATTATTCGTCATTCGAAGACACTTCCATATGAAGTCCGTTCTTCTTCCTCTGACAGGAAAAAGCATAATTCACTTGCTCTCTGGCGCATTATTTGCCACTTCTCTGGCCTTCATCGGGTTAGCGATAGCTAGTATGAACAACTGGATTACGATTACGGAGTGGCACTTCTCAGCCGAGTTCTTGCTTGCTGTCGTACTTAATAGTTGTATTGCTTTCTTGTATGAAGCTTTGCCAGAGGAACTATCCATGCGAGGCATGGTCTATGATGGATTACGCTTCAGACTGCGACTTCCTGTTTTTTTCGCTTATGTAACTCAAATCATACTCTTTCTGCTGGTTCCGATGAGTGTCAGCCTATTGCAAGAGCTCGTCGGTATGGATGCCGGAAACCGGATAACCTTGGATTATATGATCCTGCTCTTGACCTATGGTATTACGTTACAGCTTCTGCGGAGTTTGACCGGATCTTTATGGGCCTCCATCGGATTTCATATCGCTTACCTGGAAGTAGCCCGATTCGTTGTTGTGCCAGGTGATAGACCGGCATTGTTAAACTATACCGCGCAAGATAACGGGTTGGCCGAAATATTTATTTTGTATATGATGATAATCTTCGTCGGTGGGATCATTCTGGCGGCGCTCAATGCATGGCGCTGGTGGAGAATACATAAATCATGAGGGAGGGATCTGCCTGTTGTATACCGTTGGACAACTATCCAAACATACCGGAGTATCCATCCGAACACTTCATTATTATGAAAAGCTGGGTTTACTGCGACCGGCCCGTAATGAGAACAATCAGTATCGCTTATATGGTGAAAAGGATATTTTACGGCTTCAGCAGATTACCATTCTGAAGAAAATGCATTTTAAATTGAATGAGATTGGAGAATTCCTCGATCAGGATGCTGCTCGCTCTGAACCAGAGAGTACCCTCACTTTATGGAATAATACGTTGGAACAACAACTGGCCGTCGTTAAGGAACAGCAGGAGAAATTAAGCAAGGTCGAGCATCTTCTTTTTTCAACCCTATATGCCATCAGAGCCTCCGGTACAATCAGTCTGGATGAGATGTTGGGTTTCATCCGTGAACTGGATCAACCTCCGGGCAGGTTCCGTCAAGATGTTTTTACACCTGAAGAAATGGAATCGTTACCTCTGAATAATCAGAGCGATTCATTATCAATGGAATGGGCTGATATTCTTAAAGATATTCATACATGCAAGATGGAACCTCCGGATTCCGAAGCCTCACGTTTACTGGCCCTCCGAATCTCTGATTATGCTGAAAGGACTTTTCAAGGGAATGCAGAATTGGCAGAAAAATATTGGGATTATATCACCCCAGCGGATGATCAGTCAGCTCGTGTATATGGTATGACAACGGATACCATGCGTTACATCGAAATGATCCTGGACCGATGGACAGTCCAGAATCCTGATGATCAACAATAAGAGCCACTTCGAAAAGTGGCCCTTGATCCATTCCCTCGTTATGCTTCGTTGTGTTTCGTTACGCCTCTTCCCAGAAGCGGCGCAGGTTGTCCATGGCGATTTTGGATGCGGATTTACACTCCTCCATGCCTTCGAACTCCACCGTAATGTTGCCATCATAGCCGGAGTCTTTGATCAACTTTACAATTTTGCGGATCGGAATGTCCCCTTGTCCAACGATCGCTCCTCGCAGGAAGTTACCGTAGGCTGTCGTAAACCATTCACCCTCACCCGGATGCTCATCATAAGGACGGAAGTAGAAATCTTTGAAGTGGACCAGAGAAGCGTACGGCAGATTTTTCATGACGCCGATGATCGGATTCTCATCCACACACATGAAGTTGCCAATATCGAGTGTTGTTTTGAAGTTCGGACGATCTACAGCATGCAGGACACGCTGCACCCGGTCACTCGCCTGCACGCTGAAGCCGTGATTCTCAATGGT
The nucleotide sequence above comes from Paenibacillus sp. W2I17. Encoded proteins:
- a CDS encoding type II CAAX prenyl endopeptidase Rce1 family protein, with the protein product MSMSPEHVTKKRRSSGISIIGMSWLTMTLGLFFATLAGELVGTIGAADWMVHLTQAVVIISIVLPVLFVIRRHFHMKSVLLPLTGKSIIHLLSGALFATSLAFIGLAIASMNNWITITEWHFSAEFLLAVVLNSCIAFLYEALPEELSMRGMVYDGLRFRLRLPVFFAYVTQIILFLLVPMSVSLLQELVGMDAGNRITLDYMILLLTYGITLQLLRSLTGSLWASIGFHIAYLEVARFVVVPGDRPALLNYTAQDNGLAEIFILYMMIIFVGGIILAALNAWRWWRIHKS
- the ytxJ gene encoding bacillithiol system redox-active protein YtxJ; protein product: MDKKVNHQAVWLAIGVAMGVSIGTATKQLGLGIAFGVALGIVIGSVVSKRAGSDSEHMLSEYVRELHKPDDWEDALHRSQDHPVLILKHSTTCPTSARAYREFMAFVGTHASDPKQPMDYRIVKVIENRSLSRHIAEETEVHHESPQVLLLDQGQVVNHTSHGKITKKRLLQWAQNPFG
- the kdpB gene encoding potassium-transporting ATPase subunit KdpB encodes the protein MILQASLDAFKKLNPVVMIKNPVMFIVEIGTFITLLLCINPDLFTASEAGRGYNIAVFFILLFTLLFANFAEALAEGRGKAQADTLRKTKSDTLANLVQKDGRIRQVSSTHLKKGDMVRVEVGELIPTDGEIMEGLASIDESAITGESAPVIKEAGGDFSSVTGGTRVVSDYIVMRVQTDPGESFLDRMISLVEGAQRQKTPNEIALTTLLAVLTLIFLIVILTMVPMANYLGIRLDLATLIALLVCLIPTTIGGLLSAIGIAGMDRVTQFNVLAMSGKAVEAAGDIDTLILDKTGTITYGNRMASEFIPVQGITSSEMTQAALQASVRDETPEGRSVVELAGKQGQSWSETEYANAENVEFTAETRMSGLNLSSGMKIRKGAVDAIKRYIASEGGRIPGDLDEIANRIAKAGGTPLAVAIDQRIYGVIYLKDTVKPGLKEKFAEMRAMGIKTIMCTGDNPLTAATIALEAGVDDFIAEAKPEDKIAAIKKEQQEGKLVAMTGDGTNDAPALAQADVGLAMNSGTMAAKEAANMIDLDSDPTKLLSVVSIGKQLLITRGALTTFSISNDIAKYFAIIPAMFILAMPQLQALNIMNLASPQSAILSALIFNAIIIPLLIPIAMKGVKYRAMSAERLLGRNVFIYGVGGVIVPFIGIKLIDMVLSGIL
- a CDS encoding potassium-transporting ATPase subunit F, coding for MIVIGMIVLALVIYLGYVLVKPEKF
- a CDS encoding VOC family protein, translating into MSISLNVYLVTDGNGREAVEFYQKAFGAEVLALQTFGDGPSDPNHPIPPEAKDRIMHASLQIGSSVLMLSDTFPGMPHTVGNHITVTVNTDTAEEAKAIFNQLQDGGEVKMPIQETFWSPAYGSVVDKFGVQFQISATPEQA
- a CDS encoding ImmA/IrrE family metallo-endopeptidase codes for the protein MFVGENLTNLRIMHGYSRKQLSEQLGVTEQAVWQYENAYTSPKVPIVNELKRIFSVKSKYFYTKDMLTQRNNAANIDVMNIAYRSKVMNVISKTQTEAKHVEYLDTFINYITAQISLPTLNIIQLREEAIEYMNHTDDDRTTQIHYVAHLARQRLNMEPSTNENLMFRIEKSGVYVFEKAIGEEIDAYSLWTRNDRPFIILGNIKRSAVRRNFDIAHELGHLLLHYRLEFVNLDRKEHKLIENEANLFAGAFLLPEEEFSSDMNEITYKTNPDQYLDLKNKWKTSLQVLGYRAAHLGMMEAKDHRNFYAAMHRRGYLEKEPFDREIPLQKPMRIKTIIDLLSNKGLVDIRYMIEEDWKVETSFFHHMTGINTDFFNKYMTNKPQTSIKNVREMPTRSS
- the kdpA gene encoding potassium-transporting ATPase subunit KdpA; the encoded protein is MGIGVVQVAVTLLIILLLVKPVGKYVVNVFDGQRTGLDRVFGGSERLLFRVMGVRENESMGWKKYLTAVLLSNFVMLVLMFLVLRLQKYLPLNPDGIGNMPAAQAFNTAVSFMTNTNWQSYTGENALSYLSQMLAVTFPMFTSAATGFAVAIAFIRGLVGRRDELGNFYVDLVRSITRIFLPLSFIVALFLVFQGVPQTLEGAVNATTLEGAQQTISRGLVASLESIKHIGTNGGGWFGTNAAHPFENPTALSNLVHIVCMMLLPTALVYAFGLMVNNRKQGWALFAAMSFLFLVMLTTVFVSEYRGVPALDAAGLQGNMEGKEVRFGISESALFTAVTTAATTGSVNNMHESLTPLGGMVSLAQMMLNNVFGGKGVGLINGLLYVILAVFICGLMVGRTPEFLGKKIEGKEVKLASIALLIHPLIILAPTALALMRPETVASISNGGMHGLTEVLYAFASGAANNGSAFAGLNANTDFYNIAIGIVMLLGRYVSMIAMLAIAGSLATKRVVPVTTGTLRTHTPLFAGILVMMIVVVGALTFFPSLALGPIAEHLAMIQ
- a CDS encoding MerR family transcriptional regulator; its protein translation is MYTVGQLSKHTGVSIRTLHYYEKLGLLRPARNENNQYRLYGEKDILRLQQITILKKMHFKLNEIGEFLDQDAARSEPESTLTLWNNTLEQQLAVVKEQQEKLSKVEHLLFSTLYAIRASGTISLDEMLGFIRELDQPPGRFRQDVFTPEEMESLPLNNQSDSLSMEWADILKDIHTCKMEPPDSEASRLLALRISDYAERTFQGNAELAEKYWDYITPADDQSARVYGMTTDTMRYIEMILDRWTVQNPDDQQ